The following proteins are encoded in a genomic region of Bacteroidia bacterium:
- a CDS encoding kazal domain protein → MKKLSKSTVWAIGALLLFSLASCKKNDCFDQALYNQYQNAACTQDCPGVIGCDGKTYCNTCEANRNGIRVE, encoded by the coding sequence ATGAAAAAGCTATCAAAATCAACGGTTTGGGCAATAGGCGCTCTGCTTCTGTTTTCCTTGGCTTCGTGCAAAAAGAATGATTGTTTCGATCAGGCTCTTTACAACCAATATCAAAATGCGGCTTGCACGCAGGATTGCCCGGGTGTAATTGGTTGCGACGGTAAAACGTATTGCAATACCTGTGAGGCTAACCGTAATGGGATTCGGGTCGAATAA